The DNA segment GGAAGTGTAAATGAGGTATTTTACCCAGTTAGGGTAAGCTACCTGGAAGCGTTCACACTCAAGAGTTTTCCAACCGATGATTGCGTTAAGACAGAGGTAACCGATAAGTACCATCATGTCGTAGAACATAACGGAGTTAAGGGTTGGGTGCAGCATTACGTTCAGCATACGCTGCGGCATACCCATATCAACAACGATAAAGAGCATACACATGATAACTGCGCCGATTGCCATGAATTCACCAAAGATGATGATCTTCTTGAACTGCTTGTAGCCGTGGAAGTATGCTGGAAGTACCAGCATAACAGCGGATGCAGCGATACCTACGAGGTAGGTAAACTGAGCAATGTAGAAGCCCCAGGTTACGTCACGGTTCATGCCTGTAAGGCCGAGACCGTATTGAAGCTGGAACAGGTAGGTGATTGCACCGATACCGATGATGCCGCCAAGGAAAGCCAGCCACATGTAGTACTTTGGAGATCCTTTCAAAACTTTTTCGAGCATGATGGGCCTCCTAAATTATGTAGAATACACCAGGCTCAGTGCCTAATGATGGTTTACGACGAAGTGTGAAGTTCTCTTCGAGCAACTTACGAACTTCAGATTCAGGATCTGAAAGGTCGCCGAAGTGAATTTTGCCCTGAGCTGCTTCAACACAAGCTGGGAGCTTGCCTTCATCAAGACGTTCAACACAGAAGTTACATTTTTCAACTACACCGATCATACGGGTAGGGAACTTAGGGTTGATGTCTTTGATGTAAGGGCGGGGGTCAGTGAAGTTGAATGAACGTGCGCCAAATGGGCAGCCTGCCATGCAGAAACGACAACCGATGCAGCGATGGTAGTCCATAGCAACGATGCCGCTTTCAAGCTTGTAAGTAGCCTGAGTTGGACATACGCGAACACAAGGAGGGTTTTCGCAATGGTTGCAGAGCATGAAGTATTCACGTTCTTCAATTTCTTTTGACTGATACTTGTTGGTTGGTTCAGTGAAGGTGTGCTCGTATGCGTCTTTCCAGATCCATTTGATCTCAGTTTTACCTGGAATCTCAGGAACGTTGTGAGCAACGTTACAAGCGTTGATGCAAGCATCAAAGTCTTCTTTAGAAGTAAACTCGCGAGTATCAATTACCATAGCCCAGCGCTTAGCATTAAGCGCAAGAGCGTCTTCTTTGTAACTAGGTTTAACAGCAGCAGCTGCTTTGGTCACGCCGCCAGCGGCAAGCTGAGCACCAAGACCTGCAACAGAAAGGCTGGCAACCTTAAGGAATTGTCTTCTGCTACGTTTCATTATTCATTCCCCTTAGGCGGAACGTGGCAAGTCCAACAGTATGGTTCCACGGCGTTCTCAAGGTGACAAGTGTCACAGAACTCAGCCTTATTGGTATGACAGCTCATACAGGTTTTCTGCAGGCTTGCTTCCCAAGTTGCACCGTTAGATGCAACGTAAACACGCTTGCCGTCACGAAGTGCGGAGTCGCGCCACTGGTTCAGCAGAGTCATGTGCTCAGCGCGCATAAACTCAACAGGCTCGATGCACTGCTTCTGATCAGCAGGCAAGCTCAGTTTAGGACCGGTGTAGTCTTTGGAAGCCAGATTGCCCCAGAAAGGGTAAGAAAAAACGGCTAAAAAGATTACCAGTCCGGAGATAACATACTTGCTGTTATACATGATTATTCATCCTCCATACCTGGCAGTTCTTCCTGCCTGAGGTCCATAGTACGCTTTTTCTCGCCTTTCATAACGAGAGCGTTAGCTACAAGCTCGTGCATACCAGAAACGTCTACGCCCGGTGCCCAGTAGTCAGCAAGCGGAGGCAGGGTTGCACGGTCAATAGCACAAACACAAGACATCATGTTAACACCGTGTTTTTCCTGTACGTGACGCAGAGCGTTACCACGAGGAAGAGCACCACGCATGCGGATTTCCATGATCTCATCAGTGTTGAGACCGGAACCAGCACCACAGCAGAAAGTCTGCTCGCGAATGGTGTTCTCAGGCATTTCATAGTAGTTGTTACATACAGCCTTGAGGACTTCACGTGGTTCTTCAAGGAGACCCATACCACGAGCTGGGTTACAGCTATCGTGGAAGGTAACGTTGAGGTGATCGTTACGTGAAGGATCAAGGCGGATTTTGTTGTGCTTAATGAGGTCAGCGGTAAACTCTGCAATGTGAACCATTTTGGTTTCACGAGCGTTTTCAAACACGGTACCAGTAATTGGGCTTACTGGAGTTTCCATGCAAGAAGGTGCTGGACCGTTCATTGTGGACATGTACTGGTTGATAACACGCCACATGTGACCACATTCACCACCGAGAATCCACTTGGAGCCTAAGCGTTCAGCTTCAGCGTACATCTTAGCGTTCAGTTTCTTCATCATGCTGGATGATGTGAAGAGACCGAAGTTACCGCCTTCAGATGCGTATGTGGATAAGGTGTAATCAAGCCCAATTTCTTCAAACAGCATCAGGTAACCCATGAAGGTGTAGATGCCTGGCTCAGCAAAAGCGTCACCAGAAGGGGTAATGAAGAGAACTTCATGACCAGGTTCGTTGAAGGTAGGGTTGATGGAGATACCGGTCACTTCTTCAATGTCTTCGCAGAGGAATTCTACGATTTCTTTGAAGGCGTGTGGAGTAATACCAAGGTGGTTACCGGTACGGTTACAGTTGCTTACTGGGTCCATGATCCAGTGGAGACCAAGACCGAGTTCATGCAGCAACTCACGAGCCATCATGGTAATTTCAGCGGTATCAATACCGTATGGGCAGTACAGGGAGCAGCGGCGACATTCAGTACACTGGTAGAAGTAGTAGAACCATTCTTTAATTACGTCTTTGTCGAGCTTGCGTGCACCGGCAAGTTTACCAAGGATTTTACCGGCAGTGGTAAAGTCTTTACGGTAAACAGAACGGAGCAACTCTGCACGTAGAACAGGCATGTTTTTAGGGTCGCCGGAACCGATGAAGTAGTGACACTTATCAGCACAGGCACCACAGCGAACACAGATGTCCATGAAAAGTTTAAGAGAACGGTACTTTTCAAGACGTTCTTTTAAACCGTTGTAGATGATTTCTTCCCAGTTTTCAGGGAGGTGCCAATCTTCCTCAAATGGGTTCCAATCGTGTGGATTAGGCATCCCAAGAGGTTCCATGGTCGCTTTCTTAGCTGGATATGCCACCGCACCCTCAGTGATTTCAGGCTTGGTGTCCATCCAGTTTTCACTTGGCATATCGTAGCTGACTTTGATCAGCTCTTCAGCGGATGGTATGTTAGACATAACTACTCCTTATCCTCCGGTTTCTTCACTACCGGGAGACCTGCCTCAAACATAGGCACCCTGAACTCGTTTTCGTATTCTTCGTATGTGCGGTATACTTTTTCCGGGTTCCATGGGTTTACGTGCAGCTTCATGCGGCTGTCGTTTGCCATGTTACGGGTCGGACTAAGGAATACACCGCCAGCATGCATAAGCTTACTGAACGGGAAGTACATAAGGAGTACTGCAAGGAAGAACATATGTACGTAGAAAATGCTGCCGATTTTTGCGAGAGCTGCTGTATCCGGTGCGAAGTGGAGCAGGCTCATTACAAAAACTTTAACAGTTGCGATGTCTACTTTGAGGAAGTAGCGCATTGCAATGCCGGTAGCACAGAGACCGAAAATCAAGAAAAGTGGGAAGTAATCGCTCAAAAGAGAGATGTAACGCACTTTCTGATTAAAGAGACGGCGGCCAATCAGGTATGCAAGCGCTACAAGAATCAGTGGACCAGTCATAAACAGACGTGGAGCACCAATCTGCAGGATGCCGTCGAGCATTTCGACACCATTCACGAAGAAAGGTACCGGCTCAGCGAAGAACCTGAAGTGACGTACAAAAATAATAAGGAAAGAGTAGTGGAAGATGAGTGCGAAGAGCCACAGGAACTTAGAGGACCAGTAGACTACGCGGTCGCCTTCGATTGAAACGTTAGTGTTGCGGAACAGGGAGCGGAACAAAAGTACTTCAAGGATCATGCGTCCCCAAACACCCGCTTTATTGGACGGGTTATCGAGGGTGGCAGGCTTAATCCAAGGAAGGGACTTCTGTTGGCCACCTGTAGTAGGAATACAGAACGGAACAGGGCGCTTTGCCCAGTCTAAAATCCGCCATGCGAAACCTACAAGGAATACGGTTACTGCTGTGTAAGGTAAACAAACTGCCAAAACATACTGGAATCCCATCATTGATCCCATCCAGGCAAGTATACCTAAGGCAATAACCGCGAGAAGTGAAATAATCATTCCGTTACCTCGCTGCTAGGCTATTGGTTGTTATGATTCCGGTTCCCCAACCGGTTTCTCCAATATACGTTCTGCTCTCTTCAAGAGCTGAAAGTGCTTCCTTTTGAATTCATCAACGCGCATTCTCTGTACTTTATCTCGGCATTCCGAATAAATACGGAATCCCACAAGTGCCAGAGAATCTATTTTAGATTCTAGTTCCAGAAGATCAGCAAATTCTTCGGACTTAGAAAGTTTGGGGACTATGTGTTTACGGATGATACTTTTTAAAACAAAGAGAACAGACATAGCCTGATCTGCTTCGAATTTCTGGATAGCGCGAACCTGAATCAGTTCGTTAACCGCCGGAGTAACGACGTCGCTGTCTAAATTATCATCCACGAGAGCACCGATAAGAATTGTAGCTGCATTTTTAGTCTTGTTCCCTACAGGGTTTAAAAAAGCATTATCCTGACTGCGCAGGAAACCTACAGTATCGATGTCGTAGGTACCGAAAATGGCAGAAACCCATTCTTCGGTAATCTCTTGTTTATGTTCAGAAAAAATAGCTTGTAACTGGTGTCGCATAGACTTACTTCGCTTGGTCTAAAAGGAATCCAGCGGGAGACCCTATAAAGCGTTTTTCACTATTTGTCCAAGTAATTTGCCAAAAAAAAGTATGACATCAAGGAGTGATAGTGCTTACCCGCTGCCCCTCGGTTTCAAATGATTTTTTTCACATAATGTGATTACATGGTTGCGTCAACACATTCGATTGGATTGGTTGGACAACCAGCCTGCCTGAAAAGAAAATAACTAGGGAATGTTAGTTACTCACAAGGTTCTTCATTGCCTTCTGAACAACCGGAAAAGTCATCAGTGAAATCCAGCACATCCCCTTTGGTTTCTTGCTTTTCTTTATTGGAAAGTAAGGAACGAGGAACGCCGTTTGTAATGAGCACAGGAATGCGACTAACCCCTATGGATGCAAGTTTGGATTTATTTCTAAAAAGATTCCAATGAAGCTCCAGACGGGTCAAAAGTGGCAATCTCACTGAGTCATCAGTGCTGCGAATAGCCCTATTGAAGGCTATGTACATAGAGGTGCCTTCGCTGACTGCTTTTTGCATCAGGAAGATTTTTTCTAAGTCCCCATCGTTTTCAGCAATTGGATAGTACGTGATGTTTGCTGAAGCATTCTGGGAGAGGGTTGGTACTAGCTTTACGCAAGTAGAGCAACTAGGTGAAAAGAAAACCTGAACATCAGACTGCTGCTTGCCATAGATGGCCCATGTGCCGATTTCTTCGTTAACTGTTGAAAATACATTTGGTGTAAAGAGTAGTGCCCACACTACCAGAAGTGGAATAACCAGTGCGGATCGACGCTTTAGAATGGAGCACTGCATAAAGAACAGCAGGAAAAGAATGGCGGCAAAGCCAAGGCATGGGACGCAGGGAGCTGTAAAGATCATCAGCAAAAGAAAACCGAGATCGATAATTACTGCTGTTAAGGCAAGTAATAGGGCTGTGGTTGCAAAGTTGAAAATATTTAGTAGAGCGAGAGTGGTAAATAGTGCCGTACCAATCCACCATAACGAAATTCCGAATACTGAAACGTCCTTAAAAATTTCGCAGCCAGTTGTGATGCAGATAGAGTCTAGATTTTGTGTTGCATTTAATGCACAAAAAATTGCTCCGGCAATGGCAACAAGTGCAGGACCGAATGCAGATCGCTTAGAAAGGGACATGCAAAAATCTCCAGAAGGTTACAGTAGATCGTTGTGTTGTTTTGCCAGAATTCGTAAGAAAGTCTGGCTTGGCTGTGAACTTGATTAGCCGCACGATTTTGGTGACTGTACTGTGATTGCAAATGCGGGTAAAGGGATTAGCTCGATTTTTATGTTTGGGAGGAATTGGTTTGATCTTTAACGATGATGGAACCCTTGAATACACGTTGACTCGCAGTAAGCGTGCGAAACATGTTCGGTTGAAGGTTACACGGTCAAAAGGACTTGAAATTGTGGTTCCAGAGACCTTTAAAACTAAATGGCTTCCATCTATTCTCGAAAAACGTACTGACTGGATTCGTAATGCCGCAAGAAGGCTTGATCTGCCAGAGCGTATAGAAGAACTACCTCCCTTGGTTCCAGAACAAATAGTTCTTCCGTCGATGGGCTATGAGTATAGTATTCAGTCTGTGCCTGCCGTAACAATTTCTGAGAAACTTGTTGATGCAGAAAAGATTATTCGTACGACCACCGGATTGTTGTCAATTGAAACACAACGGGCAGTTTTGCTTCCTGATGTCGTTGCGGAGAGTGAAAAGGTCGAGTTACTTCGCTGTTGGCTTGTACGATGTGGAAAAGAGTACTTGCCGGAATTGTTGGAAGACGTTTCTATAGAGGTTGGAATTCCCTATAAAAAGGTTCAAATACGGCTTCAAAAAGGGCGATGGGGAAGTTGTTCCAGTCGTGGAACAATCTCGTTGAATGCTCGTTTGATGCTTCTGCCGACAGAGCTGTTACGGTATATTTTATTGCATGAATTGGCGCACGTACGTCATCCAAATCATTCAAATGCTTATTGGCGGTATTTGGAGAGTTTGGATTCCAAGGCGTTAGAATATGATGTTTCTATGCGCGATGCATGGAAGTATATTCCTAGGTGTTTTTCGATGTAGCGCTAGAGTTTTTTTATATTGTTCGGTTGTTAGCTGATTAACTTTTAACATAGCTATATATAATGATACAGAATTGGCTGACTTGGAAATAAAAAAGGGGGATCGGATAACCGATCCCCCTTTTATAATCAGCATAGTTAAAGCTACATTGCTTCGCCGGAAGCTGCGCCCTGCATTTTAACTTCAACTTTCTCGGTAAGACCTTCGTAGTATTCGCGAAGGATAACGAGAACTTCGTCACGACCGAAGTGATCTGGGATTTCAGCGCCTTCGGAGAGTGCTTTACGAAGTTTAGTACCGGAAAGGATAACACGATCTTCTTTAGTGTGTGGACAGGTACGGAGAGAAGCCATGCCGTCACACTTGTAGCAGTAGAAGGTCCAGTCAATTTTCATTGGCTTACAAAGAAGTGCTTTGCCTTCATCAGCTGGGGTAGGGATACGATCAAAGATTTCCTGAGCTTCGAAGAGACCGTAGAAGTCACCAACGCCAGCGTGGTCACGACCGATGAGCATGTTGTTAACGCCGTAGTTCTGACGGAAAGTAGCGTGGAGCAGACCTTCACGTGGACCAGCGTAACGCATGTCGAGTGGGTAGCCAGCCTGAATTACGTTGTCTTTTACGAAGTAGTGCTCAACGAGAGTGTCAATAGCCTTTACACGAACGTCTGCAGGGATGTCGCCTGGCTTGAGGTTACCAATGAGGGAGTGGATGAGCACGCCGTCACAAACTTCGATAGCGATTTTTGCGAGGAATTCGTGAGAACGGTGCATTGGGTTACGGAGCTGGAGAGCAGCAACTTCAGACCAACCACGTTCTTCGAACATAGCACGAACTTCTGCAGGACGGAGGTAAACACCTTTGTACTCTTCTGGGTATTCGCCTTCAGAAAGAACTTTAACTGGACCAGCAAGGTTCACTTCTTTCTGAGCCATAACCATTTTTACGCCAGGGTGATCTTCAAGAGCGATTTTCCAGAAAACGTCTTCAGCAGACTCTTCGCCTTCACCTTTGAAAACTTTTTCGCATTCCCATTTTTTGTCTGCTTCGGTCATTTCGAATTTTTCTTCTACTTTCATAGTAGCGAATACGATACCGTCGCGAACGAGAGCGATTTCTTCACCAACTGCGATTGCGTCAGCTTCTTCTTTGGAAGCGTCGAGGGTAACTGGTACAGGCCAGAAAGTGCCGTCTGCGAGAGTGAAGTTTTCACAAACGTTCTTCCAGTCTTCTTTACCCATGAAACCGTTCAGTGGGGAGAAGCCACCGATACCCATCATGATAAGGTCGCCTTTTGCACGAGCGGAGATGTCGAGCTTTTTGAGGCCTTCAGCTTTTTTTACTTCAGCTTCGAGTTCTGCGCCTTCGAGCAGGCAACAAACGAGACCTTTACCACCATGTGGGGCTACCAGTTTAGACATAACTTCCTTCCTCCGGAATATAAAAGTTTGTAACTTGTGAATAACCGATTTGGTTTTTCATAAAGCCAATCTTGTAATCACACTGAGCAGATAGACGATTGCGCTTGTGTCTGTAAAAATTCTGCTTAGTGCTTGAGAATGGTTTGTGAAAAAATAGACAAAAAGTCAAGAGTAAAAAGTCAACTTTTTTAACCCTTGAAAATCAAGTGCTTGAGAGGTTCAGTTGCTGTCAAGAAAAAATAAAATAATAGGGGAAATGTCGTTGCTTGAGAATAATTGTACAAATGAAGGTAAAAAATTTGGTATATTAAGACGTTCGAGAGGGTGTAATTCTTGTGAAAAATAGAACAAGAGGGGTTAATAAAATGATTAGGGCGTTGTTTTGGTTAGCAACATTATTATATGAAAAAAAATAGAAAAAATTACTTGAACCCCATAAGAAAAAGACGTAAGTACCTGATTCGAAATTTCACGGGTCTGACTATCGATGCCGAGCGGGCTGCTGGGCTGCATCGAGTCCCCGTTTGGAATAGATGAGCGGCTAACTAACTTTTAGTTCTCCACTAAAGGTTAGGTAGTGCTTTTGTTGTGATTTGAGTTGCACCACACAACGGGGCTGCTCATCCTGTACTAAGCGAACGACTTTGATTAATTCCTTTGGAGGAAAAATGCCCACTATCAACCAACTTATCCGTAAGGAACGTAAGAAGGTTGTAAAACGTAAGAAAACCCCAGCGTTGCAGGCTTGTCCACAGCGCCGCGGTGTTTGTACTCGTGTTTACACCACTACACCTAAGAAACCTAACTCCGCGCTGCGTAAAGTAGCTCGTGTACGCCTCACCAACGGCATCGAAGTAACTGCCTACATCCCTGGTGAAGGTCATAACCTGCAGGAACACTCTGTTGTTATGATCCGTGGTGGTCGTGTAAAAGACTTACCAGGTGTACGTTACCATATCGTACGTGGTACTCTTGATACCGCGGGTGTTGCAGATCGTCGCCAGGGCCGTTCTAAGTACGGCGCGAAGCGTCCTAAGTAAGTAGTTAATGGAGTAATATAGATATGCCTCGTAAAGGACCCGTACCTAAGCGTGAGATTTTGCCAGATCCAGTATACGGAAGCCGTCTGGCAGCTCGTTTTGTTAACCGTCTGATGCTTGACGGTAAAAAGAGCACCGCAGAAAAAATCTTCTACAAAGCACTCGACGTTCTCGCTGAAAAAACCGGCGAAGATGCAATTCGTGCTTTTGAGAAAGCTATTGAAAATGTAAAACCTCATCTGGAAGTTAAGTCCCGCCGTGTTGGTGGTGCAACTTACCAGGTTCCAGTTGAAGTTCGTCCTGACCGTCAGGTTTCTCTTTCTATTCGTTGGATCATCACCTATGCACGCGGTCGTGGCGAGCAGGGCATGGTTGCACGTCTGTCTGGCGAACTGCTTGACGCGTTCAACAGCCGTGGTGGTGCTGTGAAGAAGAAAGAAGACACCCATCGTATGGCTGAAGCTAACAAAGCTTTTGCTCATTTCCGCTGGTAATCTGAGGAGCTGACTGTGTCTAGTAAAATAGCTGTATCAAAACAGAGAAACATTGGTATCATGGCCCACATTGATGCGGGTAAGACTACCACTACAGAACGTATTCTCTACTACACCGGTGTATCTCATAAAATTGGTGAAACACACGAAGGTGAGTCCACTATGGACTGGATGGAACAGGAAAAAGAGCGTGGTATTACCATTACCTCTGCTGCAACTACCTGTTTCTGGAATGACCATCGCGTAAACATCATTGACACCCCTGGTCACGTTGACTTCACCATGGAAGTAGAACGTTCCCTCCGTGTTCTTGACGGTACCGTTTGTGTATTTGACGCTGTTGCAGGTGTTGAGCCTCAGTCTGAGACCGTATGGCGTCAGGCTGACCGTTACGGTGTACCTCGTATCTGCTTCATCAACAAAATGGACCGTATCGGTTCCGACTACTGGCGTGCAGTAGGCATGATCTCCGAGCGTCTCGGTGCTAAGCCTATTTCTCTCCAGATTCCAATCGGTGCTGAAGACCACTTTGAAGGCATTATTGACCTCGTAACCGGCGATGCTGTTTACTACGATAAAGCTACCAAAGGTGCTGAGTTTGAAGTTAAAGAAGTTCCAGCAGACCTGCAGGACCTCTTTGACGAAAAACGCATGGAAATGATGGAAGCAATTGCAGAAGAAGACGAAGCTCTTCTCGAAAAATACCTCGGCGGTGAAGAACTCACTGTTGAAGAAATTAAATCTGCAGTACGTAAGTCTACTATTTCCCGTTCCATCGTTCCTGTATTCTGCGGTTCTGCATTCCGTAACATGGGCGTACAGCCACTGCTCGACGCAGTAGTTGATTACCTCCCAAGTCCGGTTGATATTCCAGCAATGGAAGGCGCAAACCCAGATAACGAAGAAGAGAAAATCCCTTGTCCATGTGACGACAAAGAGCCTTTCTCCGCTCTCGTGTTCAAGCTTGCTTCTGACCCATACATTGGTCACCTTTCCTTCACCCGTATCTACTCCGGTAAAATTGAGTCTGGTATGACCATTCTTAACTCTAACACCGGTAAAAAAGAACGTGTTGGTCGTCTTCTCAAGATGCACGCTAACAAACGTGAAGAGATCAAAGAAGCATACGCTGGTGACATCGTAGCTGTTGTAGGTCTGAAAAACATCTCTACTGGTGACACCATCTGTGCGATGGATCGTCCAGTAGTGCTCGAGTCTCTCGATATTCCAGATCCAGTTATCGAAGTTGCTATTGAGCCTAAAACAAAAGCTGACCGTGACGCTCTGTCCGCAGCTCTTGCTAAGCTCGCTAAAGAAGACCCATCCTTCCGCGTTAAAGGTGATGACGAAACTGGTCAGACCCTTATCTCCGGTATGGGTGAGCTTCACCTCGACATCATCGTTGACCGTCTTACCCGCGAATTTAGCGTTAACGCTAACGTAGGTAAGCCGCAGGTAGCATACCGTGAAACTAT comes from the Halodesulfovibrio marinisediminis DSM 17456 genome and includes:
- the dsrM gene encoding sulfate reduction electron transfer complex DsrMKJOP subunit DsrM, which codes for MIISLLAVIALGILAWMGSMMGFQYVLAVCLPYTAVTVFLVGFAWRILDWAKRPVPFCIPTTGGQQKSLPWIKPATLDNPSNKAGVWGRMILEVLLFRSLFRNTNVSIEGDRVVYWSSKFLWLFALIFHYSFLIIFVRHFRFFAEPVPFFVNGVEMLDGILQIGAPRLFMTGPLILVALAYLIGRRLFNQKVRYISLLSDYFPLFLIFGLCATGIAMRYFLKVDIATVKVFVMSLLHFAPDTAALAKIGSIFYVHMFFLAVLLMYFPFSKLMHAGGVFLSPTRNMANDSRMKLHVNPWNPEKVYRTYEEYENEFRVPMFEAGLPVVKKPEDKE
- the fusA gene encoding elongation factor G, encoding MSSKIAVSKQRNIGIMAHIDAGKTTTTERILYYTGVSHKIGETHEGESTMDWMEQEKERGITITSAATTCFWNDHRVNIIDTPGHVDFTMEVERSLRVLDGTVCVFDAVAGVEPQSETVWRQADRYGVPRICFINKMDRIGSDYWRAVGMISERLGAKPISLQIPIGAEDHFEGIIDLVTGDAVYYDKATKGAEFEVKEVPADLQDLFDEKRMEMMEAIAEEDEALLEKYLGGEELTVEEIKSAVRKSTISRSIVPVFCGSAFRNMGVQPLLDAVVDYLPSPVDIPAMEGANPDNEEEKIPCPCDDKEPFSALVFKLASDPYIGHLSFTRIYSGKIESGMTILNSNTGKKERVGRLLKMHANKREEIKEAYAGDIVAVVGLKNISTGDTICAMDRPVVLESLDIPDPVIEVAIEPKTKADRDALSAALAKLAKEDPSFRVKGDDETGQTLISGMGELHLDIIVDRLTREFSVNANVGKPQVAYRETITKVAKEDHKYAKQSGGRGQYGHVVIEIEPNPEKGYEFTNSITGGVIPKEYIPAVDKGIQEALKSGVYAGFPTVDVKVNLVFGSYHDVDSSEQAFYIAGSMAIKEACKKAGPQILEPIMGVEVVTPEEYLGDVMGDLNGRRGRVQGMNTRANAQVIDAMVPLSEMFGYATDLRSKTQGRANFTMQFDHYEPVPNSIAEEIISSKG
- the sat gene encoding sulfate adenylyltransferase, with translation MSKLVAPHGGKGLVCCLLEGAELEAEVKKAEGLKKLDISARAKGDLIMMGIGGFSPLNGFMGKEDWKNVCENFTLADGTFWPVPVTLDASKEEADAIAVGEEIALVRDGIVFATMKVEEKFEMTEADKKWECEKVFKGEGEESAEDVFWKIALEDHPGVKMVMAQKEVNLAGPVKVLSEGEYPEEYKGVYLRPAEVRAMFEERGWSEVAALQLRNPMHRSHEFLAKIAIEVCDGVLIHSLIGNLKPGDIPADVRVKAIDTLVEHYFVKDNVIQAGYPLDMRYAGPREGLLHATFRQNYGVNNMLIGRDHAGVGDFYGLFEAQEIFDRIPTPADEGKALLCKPMKIDWTFYCYKCDGMASLRTCPHTKEDRVILSGTKLRKALSEGAEIPDHFGRDEVLVILREYYEGLTEKVEVKMQGAASGEAM
- a CDS encoding RsbRD N-terminal domain-containing protein, which produces MRHQLQAIFSEHKQEITEEWVSAIFGTYDIDTVGFLRSQDNAFLNPVGNKTKNAATILIGALVDDNLDSDVVTPAVNELIQVRAIQKFEADQAMSVLFVLKSIIRKHIVPKLSKSEEFADLLELESKIDSLALVGFRIYSECRDKVQRMRVDEFKRKHFQLLKRAERILEKPVGEPES
- the rpsL gene encoding 30S ribosomal protein S12 — encoded protein: MPTINQLIRKERKKVVKRKKTPALQACPQRRGVCTRVYTTTPKKPNSALRKVARVRLTNGIEVTAYIPGEGHNLQEHSVVMIRGGRVKDLPGVRYHIVRGTLDTAGVADRRQGRSKYGAKRPK
- the dsrJ gene encoding sulfate reduction electron transfer complex DsrMKJOP subunit DsrJ, with the protein product MYNSKYVISGLVIFLAVFSYPFWGNLASKDYTGPKLSLPADQKQCIEPVEFMRAEHMTLLNQWRDSALRDGKRVYVASNGATWEASLQKTCMSCHTNKAEFCDTCHLENAVEPYCWTCHVPPKGNE
- the dsrO gene encoding sulfate reduction electron transfer complex DsrMKJOP subunit DsrO, translating into MKRSRRQFLKVASLSVAGLGAQLAAGGVTKAAAAVKPSYKEDALALNAKRWAMVIDTREFTSKEDFDACINACNVAHNVPEIPGKTEIKWIWKDAYEHTFTEPTNKYQSKEIEEREYFMLCNHCENPPCVRVCPTQATYKLESGIVAMDYHRCIGCRFCMAGCPFGARSFNFTDPRPYIKDINPKFPTRMIGVVEKCNFCVERLDEGKLPACVEAAQGKIHFGDLSDPESEVRKLLEENFTLRRKPSLGTEPGVFYII
- a CDS encoding M48 family metallopeptidase, whose translation is MIFNDDGTLEYTLTRSKRAKHVRLKVTRSKGLEIVVPETFKTKWLPSILEKRTDWIRNAARRLDLPERIEELPPLVPEQIVLPSMGYEYSIQSVPAVTISEKLVDAEKIIRTTTGLLSIETQRAVLLPDVVAESEKVELLRCWLVRCGKEYLPELLEDVSIEVGIPYKKVQIRLQKGRWGSCSSRGTISLNARLMLLPTELLRYILLHELAHVRHPNHSNAYWRYLESLDSKALEYDVSMRDAWKYIPRCFSM
- the dsrK gene encoding sulfate reduction electron transfer complex DsrMKJOP subunit DsrK gives rise to the protein MSNIPSAEELIKVSYDMPSENWMDTKPEITEGAVAYPAKKATMEPLGMPNPHDWNPFEEDWHLPENWEEIIYNGLKERLEKYRSLKLFMDICVRCGACADKCHYFIGSGDPKNMPVLRAELLRSVYRKDFTTAGKILGKLAGARKLDKDVIKEWFYYFYQCTECRRCSLYCPYGIDTAEITMMARELLHELGLGLHWIMDPVSNCNRTGNHLGITPHAFKEIVEFLCEDIEEVTGISINPTFNEPGHEVLFITPSGDAFAEPGIYTFMGYLMLFEEIGLDYTLSTYASEGGNFGLFTSSSMMKKLNAKMYAEAERLGSKWILGGECGHMWRVINQYMSTMNGPAPSCMETPVSPITGTVFENARETKMVHIAEFTADLIKHNKIRLDPSRNDHLNVTFHDSCNPARGMGLLEEPREVLKAVCNNYYEMPENTIREQTFCCGAGSGLNTDEIMEIRMRGALPRGNALRHVQEKHGVNMMSCVCAIDRATLPPLADYWAPGVDVSGMHELVANALVMKGEKKRTMDLRQEELPGMEDE
- the rpsG gene encoding 30S ribosomal protein S7, with amino-acid sequence MPRKGPVPKREILPDPVYGSRLAARFVNRLMLDGKKSTAEKIFYKALDVLAEKTGEDAIRAFEKAIENVKPHLEVKSRRVGGATYQVPVEVRPDRQVSLSIRWIITYARGRGEQGMVARLSGELLDAFNSRGGAVKKKEDTHRMAEANKAFAHFRW